From the Actinopolymorpha singaporensis genome, the window TCCGCCGTGATCCGCTCGCCCGGGGCCAGCACGGGCACTCCCGGCGGGTACGGGCTCACGAGCTCCGCCGCCACCCGGCCGACGGCATCTTCGGCGGAGACCTGTTCGACGCGGCCGAAGAAGGCATCGCGAGGAAGCATCACCGTCTCCAGTTCGAGCCCGTCGTGCGGACGCGGGAGGTGCACCTCGGGTTCCTGACCGATCTTGTCACGATCCTTCGCGAGGTTCCCGATCGTGTCCACGAGCAGGCGTTCGGTCTCGTCGTTGTCGCTGTGCGTCAACCGGAAGTTGATCCGGCACGTGTCGGCCGAACCCGCGTCGACGTGGTAGGCGGCGCGCAGGAAGTCAGCGGCCTGGTATCCGGTGATGCCCAGCCCACGCACGTCGACGGTGACGGACAGCGGGTCGTACTCGTACGCGCCGCCCTTGCCGACCACCTGATCGCCCAGCAGTTCCAGACCGGGCGTGTCGGCGACGACATCGCGTACCCGCTCGGCGCGGCGGATCGCCGCATCGAGCAACCCGTGTCCCTGCTCGACCATCTGCCGGCGCCACCCGTCCAGCGAGCCGTAGACGAGGGTCGAGGGACTGGTCGTCCCCAGGATGTCCTCGCGTTGTGACAGGACCGCCGGGTCGACCCGGTCGCCTTGCAGGTGGAACACCGAACTCTGCTCGATCGCACCACCCATCTTGTGCACGCTCGTGACGACCAGATCGGCGCCGGCGTCCATCCCCCAGGTCGGAAGGCCGCGGTGGAACGGCAGGTGCGCACCCCAGGCCTCGTCCACGATGAGAGGTACGCCGTACTCGTGGCAGACGGCGGCGACTCCCCGGATGTCGGCGCAGGTGCCCCAGTCCGTGGGCGTGATGAGCAACATTCCCTTGACATCGGGGTTGGCCTCGAGCGCCCGGCGTACGTCGTCCGGCTCCGGCGGGTGCGCCAGGTGGCGTTCGGCGTCGAACTTCGCGTGTACCCACACCGGATCGGTGCCGTTGACCACCACGCCGGACACCACGGACTTGTGGGCGTTGCGGGAGATGGCGAGCTTCTCGCCGGGGCCGGCCACCGCGAGCATCGCCGACTTCACCGAGAGAGAGCTTCCGCAGGTGGAGAAGAAGGCGTGCTCGGCTCCCACCGCGTCGGCCATCAGTTCCTGTGCCTGGGTGAGCACGCCCTGTGACTCGCGCCGGTCGTCCAGTCCGCCCAGCAGGAGCACGTCGGAGGCGAAGACGTCCTTTCCGAGGACCTCGAGCACGCGTGGATCGACCCCTCGGCCCTGCTTGTGGCCGGGCGGGCCGTAGTAGACGTCGCCTCGGCGGCGGAACTCCTGCAGCGCTTCCAGCACGGGAACCCGCGAATGGTCCATCGTCTGCTCCTCCGTACTCGCCGGGACGCAAGGTCTCGGCCGGATCGACGTACTCGGTCGTTCAGCGTGCGGTCCTACCCCGCCAAGCGGCCGACATACCCGCGGTGGTGGCCGGACCCAGACCTGGGACGCGACCCGCGACGAGACAGCGTGGTCCTCGCTGTCGGAAGTACATGGATCCCTCACGCCTCCGGCCAGGACCGGCTTCGCTCCGTGAAGTGTGGAGACGTACGGGGCCTATGACCCCCGTAGGTCTCCACACTTCGCCGCGTCGGATTCCTCTGCGGTCAAGGTGGATGTGCGGGTCGTACTCACTCATGGGCGGCGCGCCATTCGCGCTCCAGAATGGCGTAGGTGTAGCCGTCGACCCAGCCGAGCTCGGCGTGCCAGGAGTCCTCGATGCCGTGCTGCTCGCGACGCATACCGGCCTTCTCGAGGACACGCGCCGAGGCGGCGTTGTCGGCGTAGCAACCGGCGGTGACCCGGCGCAGGCCGAGGTGGCCGAACGCCGCTGTCAACAGGCCCTTGGCGAGGTGGGTGGCGTAGCCCCGGCCGGCGGCACGCGGGTCGACGATGTACCCGATCAGGCCGTCGGTTCCCTTGGGCACGCCTGGTTGACCCATCGCGTCGACGACCTCCAGGAATCCGATCGCCACGACCTGGCCGTCCGCCTCGGCGACGCAGGAGAAGTCCGTTGTGCTGGACGGTTTCGCCAGCCAGTCGCGGCGGAACTTCTCCGGGTCCACGGTTGTGGCGATCAGGAAGCGCTGGACCGCCGGATCGTTGCGGAACGCCAACAGCGGCTCGATGTCTGGTTCGCTCGCGTCGCGCAGCAGAAGTGGGCCGACTCGTAGCGGCCAGGGTCTGGTCGTCACGCCCACACCCTGACACAGCGGATCACCGTGCTGTCCAGCGGACTGCCGGGCTGTCCGGCGGATCGCCGCGAGGTGGATCACGTCGTCTTGACCAGGTTCTCGAGTAGGTCGGTGCTGTCCGGACGGAACAGCGCGCGGGCGCATTCGATCTGATGCGACCTGGCCGGCGCACCTGGGCCAAGTGAGTCCAGAGCCGCCAGCAGGTCGTGCGGGTCGTCCGTCCGCGTGACCGCACCCACCCGGGTGAGGTGGTCGGCAGCAGCGAGGCCGTGCCCCGGCAGCGGCACGTGGGCCACTACCGGCGTACCCGCCCCGAACGCCTCCGTGCAGGTCTGACCTCCGGAGTTCTCCACCAGCGCGTAGGAACCGGCCAGCAGTTCGGCGATGTCGTCCCGCCACCCGAGGGCGTGCCCGGGGCCCGTCGCCCGGTCGAGGTGGCCCAGCAGTCGTCGGTTTCTGCCGCACAGCACCAACGGGGAGTAGCGCCCGGACTCGGCGAGGGCACGAACGGTCAGGACCAGGTTGGTGGCGACTCCCCATGCCCCGGTGGACAGTACGACGAACGGCCTGTCCCCGCCGTCGATCCTGCCCCCACCGGCCGCGGCCTTGTTCAGGAAGCCAGGAGTCAGTGGTGCCAGCGGGCCGAGCCAGAACGCCCGCTCACCGACGTGCTCGGCGGCGAGCTCGCGTCCCTGCGGTGACAGGCACAGGTACGCGTCGTTCCCGGGTGAGAGCCACAGCGCGTGTGGTGCGAATTCCGTGAGCACCACGAGTGCGGGCGCCCTCAGTATGCCGTCCATCCGCAACCGGCCGACCACTGTCGCGGCGAGGTGGAAGGTCGTGACGACCGCGTCCGGGTCGGCTGCCCGGACGGCGTCACGTGCGGCCGGCACCAACAGGCGGACCAGTGGCTCCACAAGGTGACGCGCCTCGTCGGGATCGGCGAATCTGTCGTACACGCGTTGGTATCTGCCGGGCGCGTGTCGCAGGGTCACCGCGTAGCCGGAGCGGATGGCGCTGCCGATCCCCACCGGCAGCAGGCGCAGAAGGTCGAGCAGTTGCACCTGGTGGCCGCGTTCACGTAGGCGCCGGGCAATCTCGGCCGCCACCTGGTCGTGGCCGCCACCCATGCTCGCGGACACGATCAGGAGACGCGGGCCATCAGGTGCGACAGGTCGGACACCCGGGTCTGACATCGCCTTGCCGTCCTCGGTGGTCGCGCCGGCGGCCGCCGTGTCACAGGCGGGGCGTGCGGGTAGGAGCGGGAGGCGAAGCAGGTCGTCATGCGGTGCCCTCGGGCGGGCAACAGGCCCTTACGGACGGACGCGGTGCCAGGCTGTCACAGCGTTTGGTGGGAGAACAGCGGTTTCGGCAAGGAGGACATGGGTTCGGAGGAGTCGCGACCCGCGGGCGCGGGTGGAGACCAACGATTCAGAACCGGCGGGCCGCATGGTGATCAGTGCTGTCCTCGCGGCCTTCGCGGCGGCGAGCAACGCCATCGCGTCCGTTCTGCAACGGTACGAGGCGCGTACGGCACCGAGCAGGGAGGCGTTCCGGCTCGCCCTGCTTCGTGATCTGGCCCACAGGCCCCTGTGGTGGCTGGGGATCGCAGGCATCGCCGCGGGTGCGGTGTTCCAGGGAGCGGCGCTGCTCACCGGCCCGCTCGCACTTGTCCAGCCGATCATGATGGTCGAGTTGCCCTTCACGCTGATGCTCGCGGCACTGGTCTTCCATCACGGCCGGGGCAGGCGTGCGATGTCGGCGGTGGTCGGCATCACGGCCGGGGTGGTGGTGTTGCTGGTCTCGGTCGACCCGTCCGGTGGGACCACCGAGGTACGTGTGGGCCGATGGCTGGCCGCGTTGCCCGGGATCGCGTTGGGACTGGTCGCCCTGATCGGCATCGGCAGGGCGGTGAGAGGGATGGCCAGAGCTGCCGCGCTGGGGATGGCCACCGCTGTCATGTTCGCGTTGACGGCGGCGTTCATGAAGGACGCGACCGGGCGGATTCCCTTCGGCGCTGCGGCGTTCTTCACCAGTTGGCAGCTGTACGCCACGTGTGCGGCCGGGCTGGTCGCCCTTTTCCTGCTGCAGAATGCCTATCAGGCAGGGACGTTGGTCGTGGCGCAGCCCGCGGTCACGGTGGGCGACGCTCTGGTGAGCCTCGTGCTCGGCGTGGTGCTCTTCGAGGAGGACCTGCGGCTGGACGGGTGGTGGCTCGCCGTCGCCCTCCTCGGCCTGGGTTTGATCATCCTCGGGGCCGTTGAGCTCTCCCGGTCGCCGCTGGTGAGTGGTGTCGTCACCCCGCCGGACTCCGCCGAAGTACAGCGGTCGAGTTCGCCGGCTCCGGGCGAGGAGCCGTCAGATCCTGCGGATCCCGAGGGCTCCGCGGAGCCCGACGATCCGGCGGCTCCACCGTAGGCGACGTAGGCGACGTAGGTGGATGTGGGGAGAGCAGCGCAATGCGCAGGTTGACAGCGACCACGGCGGCGGCCGGGGCCATCCTCGTGGCCGCGGGAGCGGTTGCCGATCTTCTTCCGACCGCGACCGCGATCACTGCCGTACGCAGGTTGTGTCCGACCCTCGCCGGGCGCGGTGACCCGGGCCACGTCGCCCTCACCTTCGATGACGGTCCGCACCCGGTCGCCACCCCCCTCCTGCTCGACCGGCTCGACGAACTCTCCGTGCGGGCGACGTTCTTTCTCCTCGCCGATCAGGTCCTCAGGTGTCCGCGGATCGCGTACGAGATCGGCAGGTGTGGCCACGAGGTCGCCGTGCACGGTCTGCGGCACGACGCACCGACCAGACCGTGGCGCGCGAGGACCGATCTGGTGCGGGCGTACGAAACCATCGTCGACGGAACGGGTGCGAGGCCCGCTTGGTACCGCCCGCCGTACGGCGTCCTCACCACGTCTCGCGCCGCCGCGGCCAGACGGCTCGGGCTCCGGACCGTCCTCTGGACGTCTGACGGGCGCGACTGGGCTGCCGGTGCCGACGGTGACTCGGTGGCTCGTCGTGTCCTCGGCAGTCTGGACGGCGGCGGCACCGTCCTCCTGCACGACTCCGACGTCGCTGCGGTTCCCGGCTCGTGGCGATCGACGTTGGACGCGGTTGGCACCGTCGTGGGCCACTGCCGCAGGCAAGGCTGGGTTGTCGGACCGCTCCGCGACCACGGCATGTGACGAGGCGGTGAGAAGTACGGCGGCGAGGACAGTACGGGCCTTGGCGGGTCAGAGGCAGAACGGGTGACCCGCGGGATCGGAGTAGATGTTGCCCGGGACCGGGAAGCGGATGGCACCGTGTCGTTCGGCTCGTTCCATGGCGGCCGGAGCGCCGTCGGGGAAGCGGTAGTCCACGTGCAGTTGCGCGGGGTACGCGGGGTCGGGCCAACGGGCCGCTGGAAACCGCGCGTGCTGGAAGGCCAGGTTGGGCAGATCGTCGTCGTCGAGGTCGAGGACCACCCACTCCGGCGAGTCCTCGAGCCGGCTCTCGATGCCGAGGAAGCCCTGGTAGAAGCTCGCCAGCACGCGAGGACTGAGGCAGTCGAACACCAGCCGCTGGACCCTCACTCCTTCGCCGGTGAGGGTCTGGTCCGGATGGAGGCAGAACGGGTGCCCCGCGGGATCGGCGTAGGTGCGGAAAGTGGCCTGGTGCTTCAGCAGCGTGGCACCCAGACCGAGAACCAGCTTGTCGGCGGCCTCCGCGTCGGGGACCACGATGTCCAGGTGCAGCTGCTGCGGATACTCCGGATCGGGCCAGCGAGGCGGCCGCTGATCCGACCAGCCGTCGCCGTCCAGCGCCAACTGCAGCCGGCTGCCGCCGTCGGTTGTACGCCCTGCAACGCAGTCCTCGTCCGGTGGTCTCCTGGCGAGTTTGAGCCAGCCGTACGGCTCGAACTGCCGCATGCCGAGCAGTTCTCCGTAGAACTCGGCGAGTACTCGGCGCCCCTCCCTGCCGTTGATCAGCTCGGGTGCACCGATCGTGATCGTCATCGCGTCGCTGTCTCGAAGAAGATGTCCCATCGCCGTTCCTCAGCCTTCGTCGCCGGCCCGCCGGGCTCACAGAAGCTTCAGGGCTTCAGTCGGGTCCAGCAGGCACCAGCCTGCGCCACCGTGCCAGTGATGGCCGGCCTTGAGATGGTCGACAATCGCGC encodes:
- a CDS encoding aminotransferase class I/II-fold pyridoxal phosphate-dependent enzyme, which gives rise to MDHSRVPVLEALQEFRRRGDVYYGPPGHKQGRGVDPRVLEVLGKDVFASDVLLLGGLDDRRESQGVLTQAQELMADAVGAEHAFFSTCGSSLSVKSAMLAVAGPGEKLAISRNAHKSVVSGVVVNGTDPVWVHAKFDAERHLAHPPEPDDVRRALEANPDVKGMLLITPTDWGTCADIRGVAAVCHEYGVPLIVDEAWGAHLPFHRGLPTWGMDAGADLVVTSVHKMGGAIEQSSVFHLQGDRVDPAVLSQREDILGTTSPSTLVYGSLDGWRRQMVEQGHGLLDAAIRRAERVRDVVADTPGLELLGDQVVGKGGAYEYDPLSVTVDVRGLGITGYQAADFLRAAYHVDAGSADTCRINFRLTHSDNDETERLLVDTIGNLAKDRDKIGQEPEVHLPRPHDGLELETVMLPRDAFFGRVEQVSAEDAVGRVAAELVSPYPPGVPVLAPGERITAEVVEYLTSGPPAGMLIPDAADPQMQTFRVVAE
- a CDS encoding GNAT family N-acetyltransferase, with the translated sequence MTTRPWPLRVGPLLLRDASEPDIEPLLAFRNDPAVQRFLIATTVDPEKFRRDWLAKPSSTTDFSCVAEADGQVVAIGFLEVVDAMGQPGVPKGTDGLIGYIVDPRAAGRGYATHLAKGLLTAAFGHLGLRRVTAGCYADNAASARVLEKAGMRREQHGIEDSWHAELGWVDGYTYAILEREWRAAHE
- a CDS encoding MGDG synthase family glycosyltransferase; translation: MSASMGGGHDQVAAEIARRLRERGHQVQLLDLLRLLPVGIGSAIRSGYAVTLRHAPGRYQRVYDRFADPDEARHLVEPLVRLLVPAARDAVRAADPDAVVTTFHLAATVVGRLRMDGILRAPALVVLTEFAPHALWLSPGNDAYLCLSPQGRELAAEHVGERAFWLGPLAPLTPGFLNKAAAGGGRIDGGDRPFVVLSTGAWGVATNLVLTVRALAESGRYSPLVLCGRNRRLLGHLDRATGPGHALGWRDDIAELLAGSYALVENSGGQTCTEAFGAGTPVVAHVPLPGHGLAAADHLTRVGAVTRTDDPHDLLAALDSLGPGAPARSHQIECARALFRPDSTDLLENLVKTT
- a CDS encoding DMT family transporter encodes the protein MVISAVLAAFAAASNAIASVLQRYEARTAPSREAFRLALLRDLAHRPLWWLGIAGIAAGAVFQGAALLTGPLALVQPIMMVELPFTLMLAALVFHHGRGRRAMSAVVGITAGVVVLLVSVDPSGGTTEVRVGRWLAALPGIALGLVALIGIGRAVRGMARAAALGMATAVMFALTAAFMKDATGRIPFGAAAFFTSWQLYATCAAGLVALFLLQNAYQAGTLVVAQPAVTVGDALVSLVLGVVLFEEDLRLDGWWLAVALLGLGLIILGAVELSRSPLVSGVVTPPDSAEVQRSSSPAPGEEPSDPADPEGSAEPDDPAAPP
- a CDS encoding polysaccharide deacetylase family protein; its protein translation is MRRLTATTAAAGAILVAAGAVADLLPTATAITAVRRLCPTLAGRGDPGHVALTFDDGPHPVATPLLLDRLDELSVRATFFLLADQVLRCPRIAYEIGRCGHEVAVHGLRHDAPTRPWRARTDLVRAYETIVDGTGARPAWYRPPYGVLTTSRAAAARRLGLRTVLWTSDGRDWAAGADGDSVARRVLGSLDGGGTVLLHDSDVAAVPGSWRSTLDAVGTVVGHCRRQGWVVGPLRDHGM
- a CDS encoding VOC family protein; protein product: MGHLLRDSDAMTITIGAPELINGREGRRVLAEFYGELLGMRQFEPYGWLKLARRPPDEDCVAGRTTDGGSRLQLALDGDGWSDQRPPRWPDPEYPQQLHLDIVVPDAEAADKLVLGLGATLLKHQATFRTYADPAGHPFCLHPDQTLTGEGVRVQRLVFDCLSPRVLASFYQGFLGIESRLEDSPEWVVLDLDDDDLPNLAFQHARFPAARWPDPAYPAQLHVDYRFPDGAPAAMERAERHGAIRFPVPGNIYSDPAGHPFCL